ATTCTTTCGACCTGCTGGAACTGTTGTCGGTGCCGATTCCGCTCTCTCAGCAGATCTTGATCTTCTGGCTCATGTTCATGGGCTTCGCCTTTAAGGCCCCGGTCTTCCCCTTCCACACTTGGCTCCCGGATGCCTTGGTCGAAGGGCCCATCGGCATGGCTGTGATGTTGGCAGGCATGAAGCTCGGCACCTACGGCTTCCTTCGATTCACCTTCCCGCTGGTTCCTGAGGCATCGAAAAGTGAGGGGGTGATTGCCATCGTCATGGTGTTGGCCCTCACCGCGATTTTGTATGGGGCGGTTGTGGCGTTGGTCCAACTCGACTTCAAACGGCTACTTGCCTTCAGCAGCATCAGCCACCTTGGCTTCGTGGTGGTCGGACTCTTCGCCCTGAATTTCCAAGGACTCCAAGGCAGCCTGCTGACCATGATCAACCTCGGTTTCAGCACGGCAGGACTCTTCTTCATGGCCGGCTTTCTCTCGACACGGCAACAGAGCTCCCACCTCGGCTCCTTCGGGGGATTTGCCAAACAAGCGCCGCTCTTAGCCACCTTTCTCCTCCTGATCGGCATGGCGTCCATCGGATTGCCGGGCACCAACGGATTCGTCGGAGAATTCTTGATCCTCCTGGGAGCCTTCAAGGCCAAATGGTGGTTTGGTGCGGTAGCGGTCCTCGGCGTAATCTTCGGCGCAGCCTATTTCCTCTGGTACTACGAACGCTCCATGCTGGGCCCTGTCGGCAAACACGTCTCTGCCGCCATCAAGGACCTCCACATGAGGGAAATCACCATCGCGCTTTCGCTGTCCATTATGATTTTGTGGATCGGCCTCTACCCATCTCCATTCCTGAGGATGATGAATGGCTCAATCCAGGCCCTCGTCGACCGGCTGGATCGCGCCAAAGTGGCGTCCGTAAACACTGTGACTCACGTGCCCTCGAAGTAAGACCATGGCTGAATACACGCTCCTCATAATTTTATTCTCCCCATTCGTCGGCGCACTCGCGCTCATCTTCGTCTCTAACCGCCAGGTGTCGCTGGTGCGCGGCGTGGCGGCCGGCTCAGCCTTCGTCACACTGGTAGCGTCGGTCTACCTGTTTTATGCCTACGACCCGGTAAAAGGCGGGTATCAGTTCATCCAGCGCATTGAGTGGTCGCGACAACTGGGCATCTCACTCCACCTGGGAGTTGATGGCATCGGCACACCGCTGGTGCTGGCCTCGGGTATCCTGCTTTTTGCCGGCATATTCGTATCCTGGCACATCAAAGACCGGATGAAAGAGTTCTACATCTGGATCTTGATTCTCGCTGCCGCCACGATCGGCGTCTTCATGTCGCTCGACCTGTTCTTCCTCTACTTCTTCTACGAAATGTCCGTGATTCCGATGTACTTGCTCCTGGGGATGTGGGGTAGTCACACAAAGAAGTACCTTGAAATGACCGACCCAGAAGGCTTGAAACTTCGGGATTCCGTCGGCTTCATTTTCAACTTCGGCGCCAACAGCAAAGAATATGCGGCGATGAAATTGGTCCTCTTCCTTTCTGCGTTCGCCGTCGCCGCACTCATGGGCATCTTGCTCATCTATAAATTCTCCGGGCTCAATACGTTTGATATCCTGGTGCTACGCGAAAAGGCCCATTTCTCCGGGCCATTGGCCACGCTCATCTGGTTACTCATCTTTTTCGGGTTTGCGTCCATCGCTCCGATCTGGCCATTACATTCCTGGTCTCCCGTCGGACACGCAGCGGCACCGGCTGCAACCAGCATGCTGCACGCCGGCGTGCTGATGAAACTCGGGCATTTCTCCATCATTCGCGTGGCATTTGAAATTCTGCCAGAGACGACCCGTGAACTGATGCCGATCGCCGCCGTTCTGTGCATTTTCAGCATCATTTATGGCGGCCTCGTCGCCTACTACGCTAAGGACACCAAATACGTCATCGGCTACTCCAGCTCCAGCCACATGGGATACGTCTTCCTGGGCATGGCAGCCTTGGATTACATCAGCCTCAGCGGTGCCGTGATTTACATGTTCGCTCACGCCATGGCCACCGGCATGCTCTTCGCTATGGCGGGTTGGGTCTATGACCAAACACATACTCGGGACATTCCGTCACTCGGCGGTCTTTCCAACCGGATGCCGTTCATCTCCGCTGCCTTCGTCATCGGCTGCATGGCTTCCATCGGGATGCCAGGGACCGTGAACTTCATTGCCGAAGTCATGATCATTGTCGGTAGCTGGAACAAGTACCCCTTCCAAGTCGTCGTCGCCGTCCTCGGCATCGTGCTGACCATGGCCTATCTCTTCAAGATGATGCGCGGGCTCTTCTATGGATCGATGGCGGAAAAATATAGCCACTCCCACGACGCCGTCGCCGTGGTCGATCGGATGCCGCTCCTCCTCATGATTATGGTCAGCGTGAGCTTTGGTATCTTCCCCGGCCACCTCTACTCGGTCGTCCGCTCCGGCGTCGACCCGCTCATCGCCCGTATCACGAGAGTCGTGCCGGTCGCGGAGCAGCCGACTCACATTCCACTTGCCAGCTCGCCCATTACGCCGGTGTCGGCTTCGCATGAGGCGATCGCGAAGGTGACCCCGCGATGAACTTCTCCCTGACGCTTTCCGCCAGTGACCTCTTGCTCCTCCTTCCAGAACTGTTTCTGACCATCTGGCTGTGCGTGGTTCTGGCCGTGGATTTTTCGTTCAAACGAATCGTGCAGGAGCAGTTGGCATACCTGACTATCCTCGGTCTCATGATTACCCTGGCCTGCCTCGCATGGTTCGACATGACCGGCATCACCGGGACCCTGTTCGCCAAGATGTTCGTGGTCGATCGCATGGCCATCTTCTTCAAGGTCATGATTCTGCTGGCGACTATTTTGGTTATTCTGCTCTCCATCGACTATGTGCACCGGTTTTCGTTTTTCCGGGGGGAATACTATTTCCTCGTTGCCATGTCGGCGCTGGGCATGATGTTCATGGCCTCGGCCAACGATCTCCTGTCACTCTTCGTGACGCTGGAGTTTGCCACCTTTGGCTTCTACGTCCTCGTTTCCTACCTGCGGGACGACATGGCTTCTAACGAGGCGGGCCTCAAATTCTTCATTCTCGGCGTCTTTGCTGCAGGACTGCTTGGATATGGCATCAGCCTCGTCTACGGAGAAACCGGAAAGCTCGTCTTTTCGGACATGACCGGCGCCAATCCGACCACCGGGCTCGTTATCGGCTTCCTCCTCATCTTTGCCGCACTAGGCTTTAAGATCGGTGCCGTACCCTTCCATTCCTGGATTCCTGACACCTATCATGGTGCCCCGACGCCAGTGACGGCCTTCTTGTCCATTGCGCCGAAGGTCGCGGCCTTCGCTATCCTCTTGCGCCTTTTCCTTGTCGCGCTCGCGACCTTCAAGCCGGCCTGGGCGTTGCTCATCGTCGCGGCCTCGATCCTCTCCATGACTTACGGCAACATTGTGGCCATTGCGCAACGAAACATTAAGCGGCTCTTGGCCTATTCTGGTATCGCACAGGTCGGCAATGTCCTCATCGGTCTGGCTGCTGGCACCAAAATGGGCACGGACTCCATTTTGTTTTACCTGCTGACCTATCTCTTCGCAAATCTAGGGGCCTTCGCCGTCATCATGGCGATCAGCAATTCGTTAGGCAGCGATGAAATCGACGACTACCGTGGTTTGAACCGGCGGTCGCCGTTTCTTGCGTTTGCTATGCTGATTTTCCTCCTTTCGCTGGCCGGCGTCCCCCCACTCGCCGGTTTCATCGGAAAGCTCTATATCTTTGTCGCCGCGATCAAAGAAGGCCTCTATACGCTGATCACCGTGGGGCTCGTCAATATCGTCGTGTCGATGTACTACTACTTGATCGTGGTCAAGAAGATGTACATCAACGAACCGCTTGATTCTTCTCCGATCAAGACCACGGGCCCACTGCGTGCGGTGATTTATGTCGGACTTGCTGGAACGCTGGTGATCGGCATTTATCCCCAACCGTTCCTCGACTGGGCGGTATCTGCAACCCTGATGTTCTCCAATCTCCTGGGCCAGGCGGCATCCATTCATCCTCCGACGACGCCATTCGGAGGCTAAAGACTTCGCCTCGATCGCTGCCTCCGGTTTCCATCAAATCCCTTCGCATATCAAGGCCTTCTGCTACAATATTGGCTGCAGTCCATGGATTGCACACGACGCCGTCTTGTAGGACCTGCACCTGTCATCTGGCCAAGCCACGGGGCTTTCTTCATGAGCACGGACGAACCGAAACAACAACAGACTCTCGATGCCGATGTCGACGTCGCTCTTCCCTCCCCGCAACCGGGCGCGCGAGCCATGGCACAGCACTCATTTATCACTTCGGTCCTTCGAAGCATCCAACAACGCTCCATAGAACAGCGCGTCCTGGCTGGCTTCGGCTTGGTCTTTGCGGGCATCCTGGTCATTTCCGTCATTTCCTATCGCAACATGACCATCCTCATCCGAAACGGCCACCAAGACCAGCGGAGTCACGAGTTCATCCAGCTGCTCGGTGCCATGGGGCAAGCCATGGATGACGCAGAAAATGGCCACCGGCGCTTCCTCGTCACCGGAGACGAGAGTTATCTCGCGGCCTACCACACGCTGCGCGAACGCGCGCCTGAATTCGCCCGCTACTTGCGAGAACTTACGAGCCCAGACAGCAGTCAGGGCGCGCACGTCACGCACCTCGAACAACTCATCACCCAGCAACTGCAAGAGGAACGCAACGCCATTGAATTACGGAACAAGACGGGGTTTGAGGCCGTGCGGGGCATGGCCTTAACCGGTGTGGCGAAGGCCTCACTCGAGGCGGCAAGGAAACTTCAGGCACAAATGGAGCAGGAAGAAAACAAGGCGCTTGCCCAACGGGTGATCGAATCCACAAGCACAACCCGCTCCAGCATCATTCTTCTCAGCATCGGTGCCCTCCTGCTGTTCGTCTTGCTTGCCGCCGTATATTACCTGATCCGGCATGACATCACCGCCCGACGCCGCATCGCCGAAGAACTTCATCACCGCGGAGAACTCCTTGAGGCGGCCAATAAAGAATTGGAGGCGTTCAGCTATTCGGTCTCGCACGACTTACGCGCACCGCTTCGGCACATCGATGGTTATGCCTCCCTGCTGGCGAAGGCCACAGCCCTGTCCCTTGACGACAAAGCCAAACGCTACCTCCACACGATCTCGGAAGCCGCCACTCGGATGGGACAACTTATCGACGATCTGCTGGTCTTTTCCCGTATGGGCCGGCAGGAAATGCTGCGCGGCACGGTGAATCTGGACCAATTGATCGCGGCGGTGCTGCACGATCTTCGACATGACTTGCAAGATCGCACTATCTCGTGGACAATCGCTCAACTTCCTGACGTCACGGGGGACGCCGCCATGCTGCGACAGGTGTTCGTCAATCTGATCGCCAATGCCATTAAATTCACCGGCACGCAGCCGAACGCCACCATCGAAATCGGCAGCCGGAGCGACGATCCCAACGAAGCAGTGTTATTCGTGCGCGACAATGGGGTAGGATTCGATATGCAGTATGCGAACAAACTCTTTGGGGTCTTTCAACGACTCCATCGCGCGGACGAATTCGAAGGGACGGGCATCGGGCTGGCCAATGTCCGACGAATTATTCACCGACATGGGGGGAAGACCTGGGCGGAAGGGGCGCTCGGCAAAGGCGCCACCTTTTACGTCAGCCTCCCGATAGCGAGGCCCTCCACATGACGCTCTCCAAACCCATTGTATTGGCAGAAGACAATCCGCGCGACGCCGAACTCACGCTCGCCGCCATGGAAGAACATCAGCTGGCCGACAAGGTCATTCTCTGTCATGACGGAGCAGAAGTACTCGATTACCTGTATTGCCGCGGCCCCTTCAAGACGAGACTCCAGGGCAATCCAGCCGTCGTCCTCCTCGACTTGAAAATGCCGAAGGTCGACGGACTTGAAGTGTTGCGTACGATCAAGAATGACGCCGACCTGCGGCCCATTCCCGTCGTGATGCTCACCTCCTCCCGTGAAGAACGGGATCTGGCTCAAAGTTACGCCCTGGGCGCCAACGCGTACGTGGTCAAACCGGTTGAATTTCACCAATTCCTGAAGGCCGTGAAAGAACTCGGTGTATTCTGGGGCATGATCAACGAGCCGCCTCCTGAGGGCGCCAGCCGCGCAGCAGGCCGATCTGCATAACCTTCCGAGCGTGATCCATACGATGACTCAGCCCCTGCGACTCATCCATCTTGAGGGTAACCAGGCGGACGCGGAGCTGATCGACTCCACACTCCGGAACGCGGGCATTCCCTGCCAAGTGAAACGCGTGCACACGCGCGAAGACTTTCTCGCGGCCCTCCGCCAGGGGGGATTTAGCCTCATCCTCGCCGATACGACATTACCCAGCTTCGACGGAGCGGAGGCCCTCGACCTCGCACGGGCGCTCCACCCCGACGTGCCCTTTCTTTTTGTGTCCGGCATGCAAGGAGAAGAGTTCGCCGTCGACATGATGCAGCGCGGCGCCACCGACTATATTTCCAAGCAGCGGCTGGGCAGGTTGGTGCCATCCATTCGCAGAACGTTGCGTGAACTCGATGAGCGGTTGGAGCGAAAACGGGCCGAGGATGCGTTACGGATGAGTGAAAAGCAGCTGCGTCAGGCGCAAAAAATGGAAGCCGTGGGCCGCCTGGCCGGGGGACTTGCCCATGATTTTAACAATCTGCTGACCGTCATCATGGGACATAGCCAGGTGCTGCTGGGAGAATTGTCCGTCGGCAGTCCCATCCGCGCCAAGATCGAAGAGATGCAAAAGGCTGGTGAGCGAGCCGCGAATCTCATTCGCCAACTGATGGCCTTCAGCCGGAAGCAGCCGGTGGAACCGAAGGTGCTACCGCTCAACTCAGTCATCGGCAACGTGGAAGGGATGCTCCGCCGCCTCATCGGGGAGGACATCCAACTGGTCGTCCGGCCCGATCCCCACAATGGCCATGTGAAAGCCGATCCCGGACAATTGGAACAAGTGCTGATGAATCTGGTCGTGAATGCCAGGGACGCCATGCCCAACGGAGGCCTACTGGCCATTGAAACGTCACAGGTCGAGCTGGCACGCACCCCGATGCACCACCTTCACCCGTTACCGCTCGGGCACTATGTGAAGTTGACGGTGACGGATACCGGGTGCGGCATGGATGCCGACGTCCTGAGCCACTTGTTTGAACCCTTCTTTACCACCAAAGAGGCGCACAAGGGCACCGGACTCGGCCTGTCGACCGTGTTTGGCATCGTCACGACCTGCGGCGGCGGCATTGACGTCTGGAGCCAGGTCGGCCATGGGACGACCTTCGACCTCTATTTCCCGCGCGCCACGCCGCAAACCCAAACCACTTCCGCCGAATCCCCGCAGGCCCAGCCACGCCAGGGATCTGAAACCATTCTGCTGGTCGAGGACGACAGCGGAGTCCGCGACCTCGTGCGCCATGAGTTGCTCAAAACCGGCTACCAGGTGATCGAGGCCAAGAACGGCGTCGAAGCCTGTCTGACGGCCACGCAACAGAGTTATCACGTCGATCTTCTGTTGACCGACGTCGTCATGCCGGGCATGAACGGTCGAGAACTGGCCGAACATCTGTCGGTCATCAAGCCGAATCTCAGAGTGCTCTTCATGTCCGGATACCTCGACGACATTTGCGTCAACAGCGACATGGACCCGCACCGCACCACCTTCCTCCAGAAGCCGTTCACGCCGGACCTGCTGCTTCGTACCGTGCGTGCACTCCTGGACTCCTCTTCGCCCGGTACCGGACCGGCGCACCTTCAGACACCACTGCCGAGCCATGCCCCTCGTACCGCCCGTGCCTCGTAACCGGCCTATTCAAGCCGACCATCGCCGGTCATCAGTTTGACCCATGTGTCCATCCTTCTTATACTCTGGCCATAGGAGAGTTGCGCCGAGATATCCTGTCGAGACCATCACGGACAACGGGAAACGGGAATTGATGAAGGACCGCAGCCGGCTGAGACCACAGTCCAATCGTTGGGGAAGGGCGCTCTCCTGCCTCCTGATCTCACTCTCGCTCACCGCACTCCTTCCGGCCCAGCCGACTGCCGCAGAGGCAATCCCTTGGGAGCGATTGACCAGCGGGATGCAGGTGGCACTCTGGAACCCCAGCAACACCTGCCCGCAAGTTCCCGCCTTGCTCATGCTCCAAATCGACCCGGAACGGTTCCGGTTTTCCATCCACCAGTTTCGCGATGAAGGGCTTCGAGCTCCGATCTCGATTCATGATTGGCAGCAACGGACCGACGCCTACGTGATGTTCAATGCGGGCTTGTTTCGCGAAGACTATTCCTATCTGGGCGTCTTGTTGAAAGAGGGGCGATCACTCGGAAGCAAGAAACATCATTCGTGGCAAGGCCTGTTCGCCGCAGAACCAACCGACGGAACACTTCGAAAAGCCCGCGTCTTCGACCTGGCCTTCGACGCATTCGCGGAGGATCCGCCGCTGTACCGCGAAGCCGCACAGTCACTGATGTTGTTCGACCGGATGGGCAAACTTCGGGTGAGAGACAGCGGCAAGCGCGCGTTTCAAACAGTGGTGGCTGAAGACGGGCAAGGAACGATTCTGGTCATTAAGACGGCGGACGTCGTCTCGCTCCATCACCTGGCCGATTGCCTGCATCGGCAACTGCCCTCACTGCAGCAGGCAATGGCCATGGATGGGGGCGCATCGTCTGATGTCATCGCCAGCCAGGACCTGCTCCATGCCGCCCAGGAAACCGCTTCACAATCGACGTGGCGATCCTTATTGTCTGGCAACACGGGAGTGCATATTCCCCTTCCGACGGTCATTGGGATCAGCCCCCGGACACCTGTGAGGACAGGGGCACCTGTAGAATCGTTACAGACTCCCCGCAAACCGTGACACCCCGACTCACCGGCCTGGCGCGACGGGAAATCCCGCCTCGGTCCAGGCGTTCATACTTCCCACCACGTTATAGACATGCGTGTACCCCAAATCGGCCAAGGTTTCGGCGGCAATGTTGCTGCGATGACCCGATTGGCAATACACGACGATGTGGTCTTCCAACTTCGCACCCAGTTCCCGGTGACGCGCCTTCATCTCTCGAAAATCGATGTTCAGGTCTGTGCCGGGAATCATGCCCGACGCATGCTCCTCAGGGGAACGTACATCGACCAAGACAAATCCCTTCGCGCTCGTGGAGGGTGCCTTGGTCAGGCCGGCTCGTAACTGTTGCACGCTCAAGACGTAGGAATGATAGGCAAGGGACGGCACTGGTTCCTGGAAGAGAAATCCACTCAGCACGACTGCACACGTGATAGAAATGATATACCTCATGGCGACCACTCCTTTGCTTATAGCATGGTGGGGCAGGGATGGACCTCGTATGATAGGAGCCCGATGAAAAATTGGTCAAGTCTGATAGGCCCTGCGCTGGGCTTGCTCCTGGCTGCCTGCGGAGACGGCGCCATTCTGGTCAAAGACTCAGACCATGGCGGCGTCGTCATCTACCCCTACCGGCCCGAACAAGGCACACTCTTGTCCTCATTCCGCAAAGATGCCATGCGCCTCATTGACCAGAAATGCCCACGCGGGCACACGATCGTCCGCGAGGGAGAAACCAAGGGGCGGCTACGCCAGGCCAGCCCACTCGCAGGATCGAGCGATGTCGTCGAGGAGCGGCGGTGGGGAATCCAATTCGACTGCAAGTAGCTCAGGGGGCAGTCGGCCGACCCGTCATCAGCTCATCGATCGTCAACAGACTCACCACCCGGACTCCTAACTGCTCAACACGGGCTCGGCCCTCTTGCTCGTTTCGATCGACAACGACGAGAGCCTCCTTCACCTCGAGCCCTGCTTCACGTGCCGCGACAATCGCCTTCACGACCGACCCACCACTGGTGAGCACATCATCGACGACAAGTGCACGGTCCCCAGCTCGCACGACACCCTCGACCAATCGGCCAAGACCATGGTCTTTAGGCTGCTTGCGCACGAAGAATGTCCGCCACTCCCGGCGCGGGGATGCCAGATAGACAAAGTCGGAGATCGACGTGGCGATGGAAATCGCACCGATTTCCAACCCCCCGAGACAGTCGATCTCCCGGTCCTTGATGACCTCCCAGGCTCGTTGGGCCACCAAGTGGCGGGCATGCGGAAACGCCATCAGGGTGCGACAGTCGACATAAAATGGGCTCATCAACCCGGAGGCCAGCTTGAATCCCTTGTCGGGATCCCATTTAAACGATTGGGTGGCATGGAAGGCGGCAATCAATTGATCTCGCACCGTCATGAGTCCTCTCACTCCCTTAAATGATGGTTTCATCCGGCCGCGCGGGGCCCTGCCGTTCGATTCGAAGGCGGCTGATTGTACACTGTTCAGGAAGTCGAACACAGCACGCGGCTTCAGTCCAGATGGCTGCCTGCCGCAGCACCATAAAGCTGCTCGGCCATTCGAACGAAGAGCGGCAAGAGCCCCACCCACACCAATGCGAGCAACAGGAGGGCGCTGCTGCGACTCGGTCCCAACGTAAGGGCCCCCAAGGCTTCTCCGGCCCCGTAGCTGATGGGTCCGGCAATCCCACCGATCATCGCAGCCGACCATACCCGGCCTTCCAGCCATCGGAGCGACTGGTGCAACGTCGTCGCAAACAGATACCAGAGGGCACAGAGCCAGGGCGGGCAGAGCCACGGCGCAAAGGGATGGGCCCCGAACCGAAGCAGGCCCGACGCGGTCAGCCCGCTATCCAACAACAGGCCGGCAGATCCAATCGCCAGGACCACGAGGGTCATGACGCGAGGCTGGGATCCGTACCAGATGTTGACTGTGATGAGACCCGCCAGGACCGGGGGGGCCAGCCAAGCCTCCCCCCACCCGGCGCTCAGGATGGCGACCCACCATCCGAGCTGGAAAACAACGGCATTGCCAAGGGTCCTGATCATCCTGCCAAGGGATCCTGTCGCCAGCCGGAGCGGGCAAACAGTACATGCGCTGTCGAGATTGATCGTTCCAGGAACCCGCCTTCGCAATACGACAGATAGAATTCCCACAGGCGAAGAAATTCCGGTCCAAACCCGAGCTGAGAGATCCGCTCCAGGTTCTGTCGAATGTTCTGACGCCAACCGCGTAGCGTAGGCGGGTAATGGGCGCCGATATCCTGAACATGCAGCAAGCTGAAATCCGATGCACAGGCCATGGCATGGCAGAGGCTTGTCACCGAAGGGATACAACTTCCCGGGAAAATAACACGCTGGATGAAATCGACCGACCGTTTGGCCCTTTCGAAATACCGCTCGTCGATCGTGATGGCTTGCAAAAGCATCAAGCCATCCGGCTTCAGCAGCCGGCGGCAGACGTCGAAAAACGCGCCATAATACTGCCACCCGACCGCCTCGATCATCTCGACCGACACCAACTTGTCGAATTGCATATCCAGATAGGGGAGGTCCCGATAGTCGCACAGCAGCACCTGCACACGGTCGGACAGGCCCGCGTCACGGATACGCCGCAGCGCCCAGTCGTATTGGGCCTGAGAGATCGTGGTCGTCGTCACCCGACAGCCGAAGGTCTGAGCCGCATGACAGGCAAGCCCACCCCAGCCGGTCCCGATTTCAAGCAGGTGGTCATCGGGCGACAGATGCAGCTTGCGGCAAATGAGCTCGATCTTGGCGCGCGAGGCCTCCTCAAGCGTACTGTCAGGACGCGCGAAGTACGCGCATGAATACATCATCGTCGGATCCAGCATGAGCGCGAAGAATTCATTGCTGAGGTCGTAATGCGCCGCGATGTTGCGCCGGCTGCCCGCCTTCGTGTTGCGCCTCAGGCCGTGCATGAGCTTCAGGAACGGAGCGGACAAGCGAGCGGCTCCCTG
The sequence above is drawn from the Nitrospira defluvii genome and encodes:
- a CDS encoding complex I subunit 4 family protein — its product is MLEEFSFGFPILSYLIFLPLVGAAVLWLIDDEDLLKSMTLGITLVELALACLVLARFVPDSAAMQFAEHARWLPALGIGYHLAVDGISVLFVGLTAFLTVLVVIYSWDTIRHQVRLYFMALLALETTTIGIFVSIDLILFFVFWELMLIPSYFLIKLWGGGADRHYAALKYVLYTLLGSVFMLVGIALLDINYHQWAVTHHLDHVYSFDLLELLSVPIPLSQQILIFWLMFMGFAFKAPVFPFHTWLPDALVEGPIGMAVMLAGMKLGTYGFLRFTFPLVPEASKSEGVIAIVMVLALTAILYGAVVALVQLDFKRLLAFSSISHLGFVVVGLFALNFQGLQGSLLTMINLGFSTAGLFFMAGFLSTRQQSSHLGSFGGFAKQAPLLATFLLLIGMASIGLPGTNGFVGEFLILLGAFKAKWWFGAVAVLGVIFGAAYFLWYYERSMLGPVGKHVSAAIKDLHMREITIALSLSIMILWIGLYPSPFLRMMNGSIQALVDRLDRAKVASVNTVTHVPSK
- a CDS encoding rhodanese-like domain-containing protein; this translates as MRYIISITCAVVLSGFLFQEPVPSLAYHSYVLSVQQLRAGLTKAPSTSAKGFVLVDVRSPEEHASGMIPGTDLNIDFREMKARHRELGAKLEDHIVVYCQSGHRSNIAAETLADLGYTHVYNVVGSMNAWTEAGFPVAPGR
- a CDS encoding sensor histidine kinase — protein: MSTDEPKQQQTLDADVDVALPSPQPGARAMAQHSFITSVLRSIQQRSIEQRVLAGFGLVFAGILVISVISYRNMTILIRNGHQDQRSHEFIQLLGAMGQAMDDAENGHRRFLVTGDESYLAAYHTLRERAPEFARYLRELTSPDSSQGAHVTHLEQLITQQLQEERNAIELRNKTGFEAVRGMALTGVAKASLEAARKLQAQMEQEENKALAQRVIESTSTTRSSIILLSIGALLLFVLLAAVYYLIRHDITARRRIAEELHHRGELLEAANKELEAFSYSVSHDLRAPLRHIDGYASLLAKATALSLDDKAKRYLHTISEAATRMGQLIDDLLVFSRMGRQEMLRGTVNLDQLIAAVLHDLRHDLQDRTISWTIAQLPDVTGDAAMLRQVFVNLIANAIKFTGTQPNATIEIGSRSDDPNEAVLFVRDNGVGFDMQYANKLFGVFQRLHRADEFEGTGIGLANVRRIIHRHGGKTWAEGALGKGATFYVSLPIARPST
- a CDS encoding response regulator, yielding MTQPLRLIHLEGNQADAELIDSTLRNAGIPCQVKRVHTREDFLAALRQGGFSLILADTTLPSFDGAEALDLARALHPDVPFLFVSGMQGEEFAVDMMQRGATDYISKQRLGRLVPSIRRTLRELDERLERKRAEDALRMSEKQLRQAQKMEAVGRLAGGLAHDFNNLLTVIMGHSQVLLGELSVGSPIRAKIEEMQKAGERAANLIRQLMAFSRKQPVEPKVLPLNSVIGNVEGMLRRLIGEDIQLVVRPDPHNGHVKADPGQLEQVLMNLVVNARDAMPNGGLLAIETSQVELARTPMHHLHPLPLGHYVKLTVTDTGCGMDADVLSHLFEPFFTTKEAHKGTGLGLSTVFGIVTTCGGGIDVWSQVGHGTTFDLYFPRATPQTQTTSAESPQAQPRQGSETILLVEDDSGVRDLVRHELLKTGYQVIEAKNGVEACLTATQQSYHVDLLLTDVVMPGMNGRELAEHLSVIKPNLRVLFMSGYLDDICVNSDMDPHRTTFLQKPFTPDLLLRTVRALLDSSSPGTGPAHLQTPLPSHAPRTARAS
- a CDS encoding phosphodiester glycosidase family protein, with the translated sequence MKDRSRLRPQSNRWGRALSCLLISLSLTALLPAQPTAAEAIPWERLTSGMQVALWNPSNTCPQVPALLMLQIDPERFRFSIHQFRDEGLRAPISIHDWQQRTDAYVMFNAGLFREDYSYLGVLLKEGRSLGSKKHHSWQGLFAAEPTDGTLRKARVFDLAFDAFAEDPPLYREAAQSLMLFDRMGKLRVRDSGKRAFQTVVAEDGQGTILVIKTADVVSLHHLADCLHRQLPSLQQAMAMDGGASSDVIASQDLLHAAQETASQSTWRSLLSGNTGVHIPLPTVIGISPRTPVRTGAPVESLQTPRKP
- a CDS encoding response regulator codes for the protein MTLSKPIVLAEDNPRDAELTLAAMEEHQLADKVILCHDGAEVLDYLYCRGPFKTRLQGNPAVVLLDLKMPKVDGLEVLRTIKNDADLRPIPVVMLTSSREERDLAQSYALGANAYVVKPVEFHQFLKAVKELGVFWGMINEPPPEGASRAAGRSA
- a CDS encoding NADH-quinone oxidoreductase subunit N, whose amino-acid sequence is MNFSLTLSASDLLLLLPELFLTIWLCVVLAVDFSFKRIVQEQLAYLTILGLMITLACLAWFDMTGITGTLFAKMFVVDRMAIFFKVMILLATILVILLSIDYVHRFSFFRGEYYFLVAMSALGMMFMASANDLLSLFVTLEFATFGFYVLVSYLRDDMASNEAGLKFFILGVFAAGLLGYGISLVYGETGKLVFSDMTGANPTTGLVIGFLLIFAALGFKIGAVPFHSWIPDTYHGAPTPVTAFLSIAPKVAAFAILLRLFLVALATFKPAWALLIVAASILSMTYGNIVAIAQRNIKRLLAYSGIAQVGNVLIGLAAGTKMGTDSILFYLLTYLFANLGAFAVIMAISNSLGSDEIDDYRGLNRRSPFLAFAMLIFLLSLAGVPPLAGFIGKLYIFVAAIKEGLYTLITVGLVNIVVSMYYYLIVVKKMYINEPLDSSPIKTTGPLRAVIYVGLAGTLVIGIYPQPFLDWAVSATLMFSNLLGQAASIHPPTTPFGG
- the pyrE gene encoding orotate phosphoribosyltransferase, which encodes MTVRDQLIAAFHATQSFKWDPDKGFKLASGLMSPFYVDCRTLMAFPHARHLVAQRAWEVIKDREIDCLGGLEIGAISIATSISDFVYLASPRREWRTFFVRKQPKDHGLGRLVEGVVRAGDRALVVDDVLTSGGSVVKAIVAAREAGLEVKEALVVVDRNEQEGRARVEQLGVRVVSLLTIDELMTGRPTAP
- a CDS encoding complex I subunit 4 family protein → MAEYTLLIILFSPFVGALALIFVSNRQVSLVRGVAAGSAFVTLVASVYLFYAYDPVKGGYQFIQRIEWSRQLGISLHLGVDGIGTPLVLASGILLFAGIFVSWHIKDRMKEFYIWILILAAATIGVFMSLDLFFLYFFYEMSVIPMYLLLGMWGSHTKKYLEMTDPEGLKLRDSVGFIFNFGANSKEYAAMKLVLFLSAFAVAALMGILLIYKFSGLNTFDILVLREKAHFSGPLATLIWLLIFFGFASIAPIWPLHSWSPVGHAAAPAATSMLHAGVLMKLGHFSIIRVAFEILPETTRELMPIAAVLCIFSIIYGGLVAYYAKDTKYVIGYSSSSHMGYVFLGMAALDYISLSGAVIYMFAHAMATGMLFAMAGWVYDQTHTRDIPSLGGLSNRMPFISAAFVIGCMASIGMPGTVNFIAEVMIIVGSWNKYPFQVVVAVLGIVLTMAYLFKMMRGLFYGSMAEKYSHSHDAVAVVDRMPLLLMIMVSVSFGIFPGHLYSVVRSGVDPLIARITRVVPVAEQPTHIPLASSPITPVSASHEAIAKVTPR